The DNA region ACACCGGATTCAGACTGAATTGGGGCTGACTTTTCCGGAGTCATCAAAAACTTCTTCATTGGATATGATGGAAGACCCTTCATTTGTTGTTCGTACTGTTGGATGTCGCCAACCTTTTGAACGAATGGTTTGACGTTGGTGCCAAATCCACGAAGGACCATGAAACGTTTAAGAAATTTTTGGTAAAATTTCGCTTTCATGTCTTGTGGGTTTTTCTCCAATGCCATTTCGAATGCGCGGTAGGCAAGATTCAAAGTGTAGGGTGCTACAAGTTGTTCGCCAGCTTCAGTAAGCTCATCAGCGGATTTGCTGTTGTTAACTTCAACAAGTACTTTTTCTTTTTTTGGCGCCTCAGAGCACGCTGAAAGTGTAGCGGCAAGGGCTGAGCACATAACTATTGTTTTAATCATCTTTTTCATAAGTTCCATCCTTTGCTAAAATCGTTTAGTTCGTTTCATTTCGATGAACGGAAACTAAACTCTTTTAGACGCGAACCACAGATCTGTTTTGTAAATAGTTGCCAAAAGTTTTAACCAAATGGTTAACTGTATTTTCTTCTAAATTCGTGGTCTTAACTACAAGGTTCGGGCCACGAAATCCCGAATCCTTCGCGAAATAAACGGTTTGCAGCGCCGGGTGACTGTCTAATGTTTTACCAAGGGCCGGAATTTGTGAAGACTGTACCCGTTGTTGCGACCATTCGATGACCTGCAGAACCATCTCGCGAATCTTGACCCAGTCGTTTAAATCAGCCGGAATCGCCATACCCTGAAGGTCAAAGCTCATATATTCATAGGTTTTGTACTCGGTCGTGAAGATCACGCGAATCGCTCCGGTTTTGGGATCGTATTTGGCAGAGTAGGGGATGGCCCCGTGCATGATGCGTGTCTTTACTTTGGCAAGCATCTCCAGGGATTCGGTGGTGAAGCGTTTTAAATTTTGGGCTCTGTCTTGGATAACGGTTTCACGATAACTTTTGATCTTGTCCAATGATTCGGAACTCAGTCCCTGCGAGATAAGATCCAGATCGCGTTGTGTGTTGCTCGCCACATCAGTTAGTAAGTGGAAATCCTGCAATTGTGTTTCGATTTCATCGACGCGGAAGTAGTTTCCGTAATTCACGGACCTGCGACCTTCTGAGTTCATCAGTTCAAGGCGGGCCAGGGTCATTTTTCCTTCGCGCACTTTTTCGTGTTCTGTCGAGTGAAGTTGTTCGTGTTGTAGTGTGGAGGTTGCGCCCAGCAAGTTCAGCTGAAAGACATGGGGGCCCACAAAGATCTTCTCTTCGATAAAGTGACCAAAGAATTTGTAATTATAAAGGTACAACGGATCCAGGATCACCGGAACCTTTGAATCCACCATGGATTTAGCAATGGCATCCCCTTGCGGGTTGCCACTCAGTTGATAGCGGGTATAGGTCAGCGCTTGGTCTTTTATCCTTAGAGAAGTTGGCAGTTTGATAAAGTTGATACCAGCAAGCTTGAAATAAGACTCATTCAGCGATTCAACACTTCTGATTTGCTGTTCAAGGTCCTTGGGCGCAGCACGGCCTTCAGCTTTCAGGGCTTTAACCAGTTGTTCTGTTTTGGATGTTACCTGATCCAAAGCAGAATAGCTGGTGCCGCACAGAAACCTGCCGCAATTTTGGCGCGCCTCTGCCGAGTTGTTCGACAATAGGATCGCGCTAAATAAGATTAAAGCCTTAAATAGCGAATTCATGATTTTAGGTGGAGCAAGGGTGGTGCCAGAAGGTGTCTCAGAGTGAGACACCTGGATTTTGATTGGGTCGGAGTGGAATCAGATACTAGGATTCAAGAACGAAGTCCCAACGGATTTTTACAGTGCCGTCGCCTTCGATGATGCCTTTAGGTGGATTCGGGAATGGAGCTGCGGCACGGAATGCCTCGACGGCAGCCTCATCCAGATCGCGCACACCGGAGTCGCTCATCACTTGAACGTTTACCAAAGTGCCTTTGTCGTTTAGGACGATCATCAATTTGGTCACGCGGTCCTGTCCCGTGGAGGCAGGGGAGCGACCTTCTTTAAACATCTTCGAAAGTTTTTCGCGCACTTTGCCTTCCCAGTGTTGGGAGAGCTGACGGCGAATGCGGTTGTAGTACGAGTAGTACTTGAACTCGCGCGTATTCAGCATAGTCTCTAGACCTTGCTCAACGTCTTTCACGTAGTCATTTGAACGGCTGACATCGGAACCTTCGTTGGTATCCATTTCGCCATTACCACGACCAAGGCCTTGGCCAGCTTGTTCGCCAGCCTCTTTTTTTAGATCAGCAACTTTTTGGCGTTCCAATGCTTCAGCAGCGTCGAAGTTTTTGAAAAGATCGCGAGCGATTTTTTCCCGTTGTTCAGGTGTGGCTTTGGGTTCTGCTTTGGCCGCAGACTTAGCCTTGCCGTCACCCTTAGGTCCGGTTTTTTGGGGAGCTTCCTTTTTCAGATTCTGAAACTCACCATGCTCTTTAGCGATTGTCTGCTTAGTCACTGTTTGGTTTTTCACGCTCAAAAAGCGCGAGTTGACCGGTTCAGTCTCGTTAAGGGACTTTTCGCTTTGTTCAACAACTTGATTTTTTGGAACCGTCGGGGCTGGAGCCTTTTTCATTTGCTCAGCCTGTTGTGCTGCCATCAGCATTTGCGCTTCCTCTGGGGAAATCAAATCAATGCTGACTGCTTCCTGTTTTGGAAAACGATGCTTTAGGGCTTCCACCAAATACAGCCCTCCGAAGACCACAACGTGGACTGCGACAGAGAGGAGCACATACTTTTTGAAAGACGGTGACTTCATCATAGGACCTCACCCCTTTCTATCGGTATTATGACACCCAAGGATTAGAAAGAGGTGAACCAGACCCAAAGATTTCGACAGAGGTCTAGGACCGGACTTTGACGAATCATGGCCTATAGGTGAGAATGTAACTTCTATGAAATTTGACTGCTGGTATTTAACAGATAAAGGTCTTCGACGTGAATCAAATCAAGACTCATGCCTCGTCAACAAAGAGCTGGGACTCTTTGTTGTTGCCGATGGGATGGGAGGACATTCTGGTGGCGAAGTCGCTTCCAGTATGGCTGTTGAAACAGTTGAGGAAATCATGCTTCAACCTGGCGCTTCAAATAGATCGCCTCGCGAAATGATCCAGCTGGCTTACGAAGAATCATCCCGTCGAATTTTTGATAAAGCAGCCAACGAGCGTCCTGAATTGTCAGGCATGGGGACGACAATGGTGATGGCCTACTTGCGTGGTAATCATCTGTATGTTGGAAATGTCGGGGATTCCCGTTGTTACATGTATAAGAAGCCGCAACTTTGGCAAATCACCGAAGATCACTCTTTGATCAACGAACAACTGCGCGCCGGTGTGATGAGTGAAGAACAGGTTCGCCAGTTTGTGGGTCGCAACGTCATCACACGCAGCGTGGGTTATGAGCGCGAAACTTTTCCGGATATCATCGAGAGAGAAGTTGCTCCTGGTGAAATGTTTTTGCTGTGTTCCGACGGCCTTTCAGGTTTGGTGGAAGATCCAAAAATTTGCGATATTTTGAATAAGAATAAACCTGACAAAGTGGTTAAAGCCTGTGTAGAACAGGCATTGGCCAACGGTGGTGACGACAACGTCATTGTTATGTTGATACATTTTTACGAGTAATCGGTTAGTGGATTGGGGAATTTTTGGATAAAAAGAAAGTCACGCTATTTATAGTGAGCAACCAAACGGGCAAAACCCGTAAATTGGTGCTCTCTGCTGCTTGGCTAAAGGCTGTATCCTTTATTTCCGCTGTCGTAATTATTATTTTTGCGGCGGGCATGGTCGACTATTTCGGCTTGCTGTTGCAGGCCATGGAAAATAAGCGCCTTAAAGCTGAAAATGCTCAGCTTCAAAAACAATTCCAGGTTGTTGAAAGCAAAGTCAGTGCCCTTGAAAACTCCCTTGAGCGCGTAAAAACATTTACGACAAAACTTAAATTGATCACCAACGTTGATGCTGAAGATCGCATCACCAAGCTCACAATGGGACCAAAGCCTGCACCAAATCAACCGGTGGAGGAGTATGAACCAATGGAATCCCGTGATGACGGTGAAGCATTGACTCAACAGGATGCTACGTTTGCAAATCAAAAACCATTGAATGATCAAACTGGTGAACTGGCCAACGAAACGGCGGACAAGGATTACGCATCCCTTGTTATTCGTATCGAAAAAGCAGTGAAAGAAACTCAGCTGAAAGAGCAAAGTGTTATTGATCTTTGGGAAAGCTTGTCTGAGCGCCAAAGTTTGTTGAACGCCACTCCGAATATGAAGCCTGCCAAGGGATGGATTACCTCCCGCTTTGGTTACAGAACTTCGCCGTTCACCGGAAAGACCACGCTCCATGCAGGTCTTGATATCGCAGCAGCACCGGGATCTCCTATCTATGCTCCGGCAGACGGGGTCGTGATATTTGCAAGCTATGACGAAGGATACGGTAAACTGGTTAGTATCGATCATGGTTTTGGTGTGACAACTCGTTACGGTCATATGTCACAAATCTATGTTCAGGTTGGACAACGTGTCAGCAAATGGGATGTGATCGGAGCCGTAGGTAATACCGGCAGATCCACAGGTCCTCACTGTCACTATGAAGTTCGCATCAATGGAACACCTGTCGATCCAATCAACTACATCCTGGATGAATAACATCATTTAGAGTTTGGAATTTCCAAGAAAAGCCTTCTACAATTCTTTTGTAGGGGGTTTTTATGCGTCTGATTTCAACTGTGTTATTGCTTACCTCGTTTTCGTCGGTGGTTTGGGCGGCTTTACCTCCACAATTTTCTGAGTGTTTAAGCACCGACGGTAGTTCCGCATCAATCTACGACGTTAAAGAGATCGCCAAAGTTGCAAAGGTGAATTACTGCCAGAATCAACTGGGTCTAACCAACAAATTCGATACCTTGGATTTGTTGAAGACAGGCAACGTGAACGTCGGTATTTCAGTTGCCAAGACCACATATACTCGCGAAGACCTGATGGAGTTGGCAAAAGCAGGATCCTACGTTTTATATGTTGATGGCAATCGTATCGCGAAAGAGTACCTCACGGACCTGGCCAAGAACGGTGTGCAATTGGTGGTCATGAGCGCGACCGCTGGTTTGGCAAAGCAGGATCTGCTGGATTTCGCCAAAGTTCGTCCCTTTGTTTACAATATCAATTCCAATGTTGTTAAAGAAGACGTTAAAGAGCTGGTGGGGGCGGGAGTCACTGTGATTTTTCGTTCAAACGCATCGGGCTTGAGCCGCGAGCAGATTATTGAAATCGCCAAGGTGAACCCGGACTTGGTCACGCTTTCACCTTAGCTTTTGATTTTTATTACTGATAAACCGGGCAACGCAATTTTTTAAGTCTGTCCTGAACCAGAAGGGCCTGAGCTTCGAAGCTTTCAAGGTCCTTTTGAGTTTTATCAAGGATCGGCATTGTTCCGCGAATCATCAAATCACCTTTGCAGACGCGGATGATTTTACCATTCATGGAAGTATCAATCACACCTGAGATCATGTCACACATGATTTGTACCGTGGACAGGTGATCTCGGGCATCAATCGCGTAGAAGTAAGTTGTTCTAAGTTGTGAACAAATTGCTTCGCGTCTATCGGCATCGATGTGCTTGTTGGACGGAATCAAATTAGAAAGCGCATTCGCGGTCTTTCTGTCGTCACGATATCGAATGGCATCAAAAGCCATGTCTTTTTCAGTGACCTGACTGATGTGTTTTCTGATTTTCGAACCGGAATCAGTCACCACCATGGACATAAGTTGCAGATTCTTTATGCCTTTTTTGAAGTTCTCAATCGAGATATCGTAGACAGACATCGTGTGATCAATCCATGAAAGGACCGGTGGATTGTCGTTGTTGCGACCACCGAAAAGACCCGCTTTTAAGTCGGCCACGTCCTGGGAAAAGTTGGAACGATTGATAACGGAATCGTCTTTCGCGATTTCTTCCAAGGCACGTTTGACCCGGCGGTAAGTGGCGCCCTCTTCGTTGGCCTTTTCCTGCTCTGATTTATTCACAACAACGGATCCACCAGAGGAATCTCTTGGTCCCTCAGAGATGATTTGGTCAATTTCAGCAAGTGTCTTTTTAATGTTGTTAAACCATGAACGCGTGTTCTGTGCACAAATACGGATGTCGCTGGCGTTGCGCACGTTGGATTTTTCAATTTCGTTTTTGTAGTACTCAACCGTGTTGATACGGGCGTCAGCATTTACGGGCTGAATCTGACGAGTTGTATCCAGACTTAATGCGGCTTTCAAGTTCTGGAATACGGAATCCGGGAAAACAGACTTAGTCAGGTTAGGATTTTCCTCCTGGGATTTTTTAAGTTTTTCCTGGCTCTGCTTAATTTGACGGATTGCTGTTTGACCGAAGCTGCAGATGGCCATTTCATCATCATCAACTGATTCGCGACCGAAGCTGATTTCAAAGTTTCTGAAGTTCGTCATATCCAATACGTACTGTTTTTTAACCTTGTCATATTTGGTCTGAAGGTTGGAAGAGTACTCAGACATCGGAATTTTGTTGCTAAGACTTGCTTTGTACAGAGGAAACTCGTTCTGCAAAGACGTGTTGAATTCAGTGAAGTTTCTGTCTGCAGTTAATTGCAAGAAACGAACTTTCTTTACGATCTTGATGTACTGACAAGTATTCTGAAATACCGCAAGACGGTTGTCTTTTTTGGTCATATCGATCTGGTCTTTTTCGTACATCTGAGTCAGTGCAGTGATGCCTTTGGTTGCAACAGCGCCACCAATTACAAATGGTAGCGCCGGCGCCAGGGCTGGATTTACGGTAACCGCAAACAATGCCATTGGAGCCAAGCCATCAATCAACT from Bdellovibrio sp. GT3 includes:
- a CDS encoding cell envelope integrity protein TolA, whose amino-acid sequence is MMKSPSFKKYVLLSVAVHVVVFGGLYLVEALKHRFPKQEAVSIDLISPEEAQMLMAAQQAEQMKKAPAPTVPKNQVVEQSEKSLNETEPVNSRFLSVKNQTVTKQTIAKEHGEFQNLKKEAPQKTGPKGDGKAKSAAKAEPKATPEQREKIARDLFKNFDAAEALERQKVADLKKEAGEQAGQGLGRGNGEMDTNEGSDVSRSNDYVKDVEQGLETMLNTREFKYYSYYNRIRRQLSQHWEGKVREKLSKMFKEGRSPASTGQDRVTKLMIVLNDKGTLVNVQVMSDSGVRDLDEAAVEAFRAAAPFPNPPKGIIEGDGTVKIRWDFVLES
- a CDS encoding Stp1/IreP family PP2C-type Ser/Thr phosphatase, which codes for MKFDCWYLTDKGLRRESNQDSCLVNKELGLFVVADGMGGHSGGEVASSMAVETVEEIMLQPGASNRSPREMIQLAYEESSRRIFDKAANERPELSGMGTTMVMAYLRGNHLYVGNVGDSRCYMYKKPQLWQITEDHSLINEQLRAGVMSEEQVRQFVGRNVITRSVGYERETFPDIIEREVAPGEMFLLCSDGLSGLVEDPKICDILNKNKPDKVVKACVEQALANGGDDNVIVMLIHFYE
- a CDS encoding M23 family metallopeptidase: MDKKKVTLFIVSNQTGKTRKLVLSAAWLKAVSFISAVVIIIFAAGMVDYFGLLLQAMENKRLKAENAQLQKQFQVVESKVSALENSLERVKTFTTKLKLITNVDAEDRITKLTMGPKPAPNQPVEEYEPMESRDDGEALTQQDATFANQKPLNDQTGELANETADKDYASLVIRIEKAVKETQLKEQSVIDLWESLSERQSLLNATPNMKPAKGWITSRFGYRTSPFTGKTTLHAGLDIAAAPGSPIYAPADGVVIFASYDEGYGKLVSIDHGFGVTTRYGHMSQIYVQVGQRVSKWDVIGAVGNTGRSTGPHCHYEVRINGTPVDPINYILDE